One window of Thalassovita mediterranea genomic DNA carries:
- a CDS encoding cation acetate symporter produces the protein MDPWTLFFVVTTFALYIGIAIWARAGSTDDFYVAGHDVHPTVNGMATAADWMSAASFLSMAGLIAFMGYGGSVYLMGWTGGYVLLALLLAPFLREFGKFTVPDFVGDRYYSTTARVIAVVCALFVSFTYIAGQMKGVGVAFSGFLGVPFEWGIIIGMVIVFFYAVLGGMKGVTYTQVAQYCVLIFAFTVPAIFMSLIITGNPVPQLGFIGEAKGEGISMLAKLNTVVTDLGFLEYTETNKSMIDVFCITAALMFGTAGLPHVIIRFFTVKSADAARVSAGWALIFIAILYTTAPAVGAFARINFIDTVNEATYIADDDDYDARSAEIEAAGGKPVPQWYKDWEPTGLVAFEDKNGDGVMQYRGPNAPDGLENEVSPNNDIFVLANPQIANLPGWVIGLVVAGGLAAALSTAAGLLMVISSAVSHDLCRRTLFKSMDDKTELRVARGAAAGAVFAAGLLGIFSNSLGFVAQVVAFAFGLAAASLFPVIFLGIFWKRMNKEGAIASMLTGLITTFGYIYWFKFVDTDPAHWLFGVSPEGIGFVFMWLAAGVGVVTTLATKPPPKEILELVQKIRVPIS, from the coding sequence CTGGATCCCTGGACACTCTTTTTCGTTGTCACGACCTTCGCGCTCTATATCGGCATCGCCATCTGGGCGCGGGCCGGTTCGACCGATGATTTCTACGTTGCGGGCCATGATGTTCACCCGACCGTAAACGGCATGGCGACGGCAGCTGACTGGATGTCGGCGGCGAGCTTCCTCTCCATGGCCGGGCTCATCGCGTTCATGGGCTATGGCGGGTCTGTCTATCTGATGGGGTGGACGGGCGGCTATGTCCTGCTCGCGCTTCTGCTTGCGCCATTCCTGCGGGAGTTTGGCAAGTTCACCGTGCCGGACTTCGTTGGCGACCGGTATTATTCTACGACGGCCCGCGTGATCGCGGTCGTCTGCGCACTGTTTGTATCCTTCACCTATATTGCGGGACAGATGAAAGGCGTGGGTGTTGCCTTCTCCGGCTTCCTTGGCGTGCCGTTCGAGTGGGGCATCATCATCGGCATGGTCATCGTCTTCTTCTACGCCGTGCTTGGCGGGATGAAGGGCGTCACCTATACGCAGGTCGCGCAATATTGCGTGCTGATCTTTGCCTTCACGGTGCCTGCGATCTTCATGTCGCTGATCATCACCGGAAACCCTGTGCCGCAGCTTGGCTTCATCGGCGAAGCGAAAGGCGAGGGCATTTCGATGCTCGCTAAGCTCAACACGGTCGTCACCGATCTCGGCTTTCTGGAATACACAGAGACCAACAAGTCGATGATCGACGTATTCTGCATCACCGCTGCGCTGATGTTCGGCACGGCGGGCCTGCCGCACGTCATCATCCGTTTCTTCACCGTAAAAAGCGCCGATGCCGCCCGCGTCTCGGCTGGCTGGGCGCTGATCTTCATCGCCATCCTCTACACCACCGCGCCAGCGGTCGGCGCGTTCGCACGCATCAACTTCATCGATACCGTGAATGAAGCGACCTACATCGCTGACGACGACGACTATGACGCCCGCTCCGCCGAGATTGAGGCCGCAGGCGGCAAGCCAGTGCCCCAATGGTACAAGGACTGGGAGCCGACAGGGCTCGTCGCCTTCGAAGACAAGAATGGCGACGGTGTCATGCAGTATCGCGGGCCGAACGCCCCTGACGGCCTTGAGAATGAAGTCAGCCCGAACAACGACATCTTCGTTCTCGCCAATCCGCAGATCGCCAATCTGCCGGGCTGGGTGATTGGTTTGGTTGTCGCCGGTGGTCTCGCTGCCGCCCTGTCCACCGCGGCTGGCCTGCTCATGGTGATCAGTTCTGCCGTTAGCCACGATCTTTGCCGGCGGACCCTGTTCAAATCCATGGACGACAAGACAGAGCTCCGCGTTGCGCGCGGCGCGGCAGCGGGTGCCGTCTTTGCCGCCGGGCTGCTTGGCATCTTCTCCAATAGCCTGGGTTTTGTCGCTCAGGTCGTCGCGTTCGCCTTTGGCCTCGCGGCGGCGTCCCTGTTCCCGGTGATCTTCCTTGGCATCTTCTGGAAGCGGATGAACAAGGAAGGCGCCATCGCGTCCATGCTGACCGGCCTCATCACGACGTTCGGCTATATCTACTGGTTCAAATTCGTTGATACCGATCCGGCGCACTGGCTCTTTGGCGTCTCGCCGGAGGGTATCGGTTTTGTGTTCATGTGGCTGGCCGCAGGTGTTGGCGTGGTCACGACGCTGGCGACAAAGCCTCCGCCCAAAGAAATTTTAGAACTTGTTCAAAAAATACGCGTGCCGATCTCATAG
- a CDS encoding DUF4331 domain-containing protein, producing the protein MKLSHVSMAALTVAAAGALLAPALASSHREAPGITEQPKVDGTDFYMFRSYENGRSDYVTFIANYQPLQAPYGGPNYFTMDPDAIYEIHVDVDGDAVEDLTFQFDFENTLRDGTGITVPVGDKQLSIPLRQAGQIRAGNQASLGELETYRVALVTGDRREGTRTELGRFTKPVDNIGNKTLPDYAGYANSFISTIDIPGCGTGRVFAGQRAEAFAVNLGEVFDLVNLVPIEGDSSAGAGDGNGFPGGITQDRANDDLVGKANVTSLALEVPISCLDEDGDGIIGGWTTASLPQAEIEDPSPTYNQTSLYGGAFVQQSRLSAPLVNEVVIGLPDKDLFNAAQPTQDSALADYVTNPTLPVLLDILFRDAVNGTLGTDFETIAPTNLPRQDLVAAFLTGIEGLNQPAGVTPSEMMRLNMGIPATPRGSQNNLGVLGDDLAGFPNGRRPGDDTVDIALRVVMGRLCHPVTIGGTSTDLGFCDPEDANVGTAPFTDGAPITAVELQNQFPYLNTPIAGSPNN; encoded by the coding sequence ATGAAATTGTCTCATGTCTCCATGGCAGCGTTGACTGTCGCCGCTGCAGGCGCGTTGCTCGCGCCAGCACTGGCGTCCAGCCACCGCGAAGCGCCAGGAATCACCGAACAGCCAAAAGTAGATGGCACCGACTTCTACATGTTCCGCAGCTATGAGAATGGCCGGTCGGACTATGTGACCTTTATCGCCAACTATCAGCCGCTACAGGCGCCATATGGTGGGCCGAACTATTTCACGATGGACCCGGACGCGATCTACGAGATTCACGTCGACGTCGATGGTGACGCCGTTGAGGACCTGACCTTCCAGTTCGATTTCGAGAACACCCTTCGCGATGGCACTGGTATCACCGTGCCGGTAGGCGACAAGCAACTTTCCATCCCGCTTCGTCAGGCGGGGCAGATTCGTGCAGGCAATCAGGCCTCGCTCGGCGAACTGGAAACCTATAGAGTTGCGCTTGTAACCGGCGACCGCCGCGAAGGCACACGTACCGAGCTCGGCAGGTTCACAAAGCCAGTCGACAATATCGGCAACAAGACGCTGCCGGACTATGCCGGCTACGCAAACAGCTTCATTTCCACGATTGATATTCCAGGTTGCGGCACCGGCCGGGTGTTCGCGGGCCAGCGTGCCGAGGCCTTCGCCGTCAATCTCGGTGAGGTATTTGATCTGGTGAACCTTGTGCCGATCGAGGGCGACAGCAGTGCTGGTGCCGGCGATGGCAATGGTTTCCCAGGTGGGATTACGCAGGACCGCGCCAATGACGATCTCGTCGGCAAGGCGAACGTCACCTCACTTGCGCTTGAAGTGCCGATCAGCTGCCTTGATGAGGATGGCGATGGCATTATCGGCGGCTGGACAACAGCGAGCCTGCCCCAGGCCGAGATTGAAGATCCGTCGCCGACCTACAACCAGACATCGCTTTATGGCGGCGCCTTTGTCCAGCAGTCGCGCCTGTCTGCGCCGCTCGTGAACGAAGTCGTCATTGGCCTGCCGGACAAGGATCTGTTCAACGCAGCTCAGCCAACGCAGGACTCAGCTCTGGCCGACTATGTCACCAACCCGACATTGCCAGTCCTGCTCGATATCCTTTTCCGCGATGCCGTGAACGGCACGCTCGGAACGGATTTCGAGACAATCGCGCCAACGAACCTGCCGCGTCAGGACCTGGTTGCCGCATTCCTGACCGGCATTGAAGGCCTGAACCAGCCAGCCGGTGTGACGCCGTCAGAGATGATGCGCCTCAATATGGGCATTCCGGCAACGCCGCGAGGGTCGCAAAACAATCTCGGTGTGCTGGGCGATGATCTTGCTGGCTTCCCGAATGGCCGCAGGCCAGGCGATGACACTGTCGACATCGCACTGCGCGTGGTCATGGGGCGCCTCTGCCATCCGGTAACGATTGGCGGTACTTCAACGGATCTCGGCTTCTGCGACCCTGAGGATGCGAATGTCGGGACCGCGCCATTCACCGACGGCGCGCCGATCACTGCGGTCGAACTGCAGAACCAGTTCCCATACCTCAACACGCCGATCGCCGGCTCACCGAACAACTAG
- a CDS encoding DUF4198 domain-containing protein, producing MKRMISLSILAATAVAGSAHAHDFWVQPETFTPAEGEGLPVSLFVGHGSDKSDWPVSPHRIIGFQTLGPNGPQSQVRGAESLTGELSVTLDAPGMHLISVETTNSFSELEAGKFNDYAEEEGIRPIMLDRAANRAEDQPGKELYSRRGKALVQVGCPAEVSDVWGKELGLTLEVIPGANPVEWDDGDVMPIKVHYHGAPVSGATLHITDLDDETVHFSAETDAEGEVDISASLTEGRWLVHTVWAEAAAGLLEGADYQTVFSSLTFDTQSPCPS from the coding sequence ATGAAGCGCATGATTTCACTGTCGATTTTAGCCGCCACGGCGGTAGCGGGCAGCGCGCACGCCCACGATTTCTGGGTCCAGCCAGAAACCTTCACGCCAGCCGAAGGTGAGGGCTTGCCCGTCAGCCTTTTTGTCGGGCATGGCTCCGACAAATCAGATTGGCCAGTCAGCCCGCACCGCATAATCGGCTTTCAGACCCTCGGGCCAAATGGACCGCAAAGTCAGGTACGCGGCGCTGAAAGCCTGACCGGAGAGCTCTCGGTCACCCTCGACGCGCCGGGGATGCACCTCATTTCTGTCGAAACAACGAACAGCTTCAGCGAACTCGAAGCGGGCAAGTTTAATGACTATGCCGAGGAAGAAGGCATTCGCCCGATCATGCTGGATCGCGCCGCCAATCGCGCAGAAGACCAGCCCGGCAAGGAGCTTTACTCTCGCCGCGGCAAAGCGCTCGTTCAGGTGGGCTGCCCGGCGGAAGTGTCTGACGTCTGGGGCAAGGAGCTCGGCCTGACGCTCGAAGTCATTCCCGGTGCAAACCCGGTGGAGTGGGACGACGGCGACGTGATGCCAATCAAGGTGCACTATCACGGCGCCCCGGTCTCAGGCGCGACGCTTCATATCACGGATCTCGATGATGAAACGGTCCACTTCAGCGCCGAGACCGACGCCGAGGGAGAAGTTGATATCTCAGCGTCACTGACGGAAGGCCGCTGGCTCGTCCACACTGTCTGGGCTGAAGCCGCAGCAGGCCTGCTGGAAGGCGCTGACTATCAGACGGTCTTCTCAAGCTTGACTTTCGACACGCAAAGCCCCTGCCCCAGCTAA
- a CDS encoding crotonase/enoyl-CoA hydratase family protein, translating to MSDKPESVGNEVTYEVKDHVAVVTLNRPDKRNAVNGAVAAALGWICEETERDDDVRACILTSSLESTFCAGADLSEISKGNGAALSTKKGGFAGFVKFPRTKPWIAAVRGNALAGGCELPLACDMIVAADNSRFGLPEVKRGIFAGAGGVFRLPRALPRNIALEIVATGDPLPAERLYQLGLVNRMVASDKVLDEAKSLAAQIGVNAPLAVRKSLEVARQAYDGTESDLWKASNEASAIVFSSEDAKEGPRAFLEKRAPVWKGK from the coding sequence ATGTCAGACAAGCCGGAAAGCGTTGGCAACGAAGTCACCTATGAGGTGAAGGATCATGTCGCCGTGGTCACGCTGAACCGCCCCGACAAGCGCAACGCCGTCAATGGTGCCGTCGCTGCCGCGCTGGGCTGGATCTGCGAGGAAACCGAGCGCGATGACGATGTGCGCGCCTGCATCCTGACCTCGTCGCTTGAATCGACTTTCTGCGCAGGCGCTGACCTGTCGGAAATCTCCAAGGGTAATGGCGCTGCCCTGTCGACCAAGAAGGGCGGCTTTGCGGGCTTTGTGAAATTCCCACGCACCAAGCCATGGATCGCAGCCGTTCGCGGCAATGCGCTCGCCGGTGGCTGTGAGCTGCCGCTCGCCTGCGACATGATCGTGGCCGCCGACAATTCGCGCTTCGGCCTGCCTGAAGTGAAACGCGGTATCTTTGCCGGTGCAGGCGGGGTGTTCCGCCTGCCACGTGCCCTGCCCCGCAACATTGCGCTGGAGATCGTTGCGACCGGTGACCCGCTTCCAGCCGAGCGCCTGTACCAACTCGGCCTGGTCAACCGCATGGTGGCTTCCGACAAGGTGCTGGATGAAGCGAAATCACTGGCGGCCCAGATCGGCGTGAATGCGCCGCTCGCGGTTCGCAAGAGCCTTGAGGTCGCGCGTCAGGCCTATGACGGCACCGAAAGCGACCTCTGGAAGGCGTCCAACGAGGCGTCCGCCATCGTTTTCTCAAGCGAAGACGCAAAGGAAGGCCCGCGCGCCTTCCTCGAAAAGCGCGCACCTGTCTGGAAAGGCAAATAG
- a CDS encoding anti-sigma factor: MSDMTPNKRQELASAVILGHADAGELAEFKRLYAEDQSFRTLVAEMEEFLSPLSSLSEDAEPPEGLLDDIMVQITGAEPAPSAVAPTPVPEAPQRVRRRRSSKARRHPERPWQYATAASLILAVGSLAVHSIPDAETPAPAPVEVASVQEELLTLMTSGEEAPTVVVLLYDKDSNQITGRLTNVQPPADGVWQLWLLREGLDAPQSLGLLTELSDDGVINLSIATELAAGSDTLAISVEPEGGSPEAGPTGPVVFTGAVSPI, encoded by the coding sequence ATGAGCGACATGACCCCGAACAAGCGCCAGGAACTCGCCAGCGCTGTCATCCTCGGGCACGCCGATGCAGGCGAGCTCGCGGAGTTCAAGCGTCTTTACGCTGAAGATCAGAGCTTCCGGACCCTGGTGGCGGAGATGGAGGAATTCCTGTCGCCGCTGAGCTCGCTGAGCGAAGACGCTGAGCCGCCTGAAGGTTTGCTGGACGACATCATGGTTCAGATCACCGGTGCGGAGCCTGCACCAAGTGCCGTAGCACCAACGCCCGTGCCTGAAGCGCCTCAGCGTGTCAGGCGGCGCCGCAGCTCCAAAGCCCGCCGCCATCCAGAGCGGCCCTGGCAATATGCGACAGCCGCGTCGCTCATTCTGGCGGTTGGTTCGCTGGCAGTGCATTCCATTCCGGATGCCGAAACGCCGGCGCCTGCACCTGTAGAAGTCGCCAGCGTCCAGGAAGAGCTGCTGACGCTGATGACGTCAGGCGAGGAGGCCCCGACCGTTGTCGTGCTCCTTTATGACAAGGACAGCAATCAGATCACGGGCCGCCTGACCAATGTCCAGCCACCCGCCGATGGCGTGTGGCAGCTTTGGCTTCTGCGCGAAGGGCTCGATGCGCCGCAGTCGCTCGGCCTTCTAACAGAGCTGTCAGATGATGGCGTCATCAACCTGTCCATCGCGACAGAGCTTGCTGCCGGGTCTGATACGCTCGCAATCAGCGTGGAGCCGGAAGGAGGCTCGCCAGAGGCTGGTCCAACCGGGCCGGTTGTGTTCACCGGTGCGGTCAGCCCGATCTGA
- a CDS encoding YadA-like family protein, protein MRLSNLKKTVSALTLAGASWAVLPITTASADATPDCNTGAVDATSLECGVNADADGSDALAVGTDSNAEGTSTTAVGGESNATGTAATAFGWQSSATAERAHAIGHLATASGVRSTAVGEAATASGLESFAAGNLANASGTDGVAVGTEANASGTSSTALGGESDATAAGTTAVGWQSQATAERAQAFGHLANASGVRSTAVGEAATASGDQSVALGNQSSATDTNAIAIGNTAEANGGDAIAIGGNRDGATGRATVASGPSTTAVGGQAVAMGPGASAYGWRSEATAERAQAFGHLANASGVRSLAVGEAATASGLESIAQGNLAVASGQDAVAMGTEAIASGTSSTAVGGESVANATAATAYGWRSAATAERAHAFGHLATASGVRSTAVGEAANASGAGSVAIGNQTSAVGANSIAIGNGATAMADNQIAIGGSDATYNFAGLNSAASTAAQSGELGVVTTDRNGNLAADYTLSSGLAQNTRLLGQYADDIRDNRGGIAAAIALDTPFVPEGKQFALSGGYGHYDEEGALAMAAAFRLNPTWQLNAGIAKGVDRGSTGARVGFQAAW, encoded by the coding sequence ATGCGACTCTCCAATCTCAAGAAAACCGTCAGTGCACTCACGCTTGCAGGTGCAAGCTGGGCGGTTCTGCCAATCACCACGGCTTCGGCTGATGCGACCCCAGACTGTAACACAGGCGCTGTCGATGCGACCTCGCTTGAATGCGGCGTAAACGCAGACGCTGATGGCTCCGACGCCCTCGCCGTCGGTACTGATTCGAATGCAGAAGGCACATCGACCACCGCAGTCGGTGGAGAGTCCAACGCAACGGGTACAGCCGCCACAGCCTTTGGCTGGCAATCTTCGGCGACCGCTGAGCGCGCGCACGCCATCGGCCATCTCGCGACCGCATCCGGGGTCCGCTCGACGGCTGTCGGTGAAGCGGCCACGGCCAGCGGTCTTGAGAGCTTCGCCGCTGGCAATCTCGCAAACGCCTCAGGAACCGATGGCGTCGCCGTAGGTACAGAGGCAAACGCGTCAGGCACGTCCTCGACCGCGCTTGGCGGTGAAAGTGATGCAACCGCCGCTGGCACAACCGCTGTCGGCTGGCAGTCACAGGCCACCGCAGAACGCGCGCAGGCCTTCGGTCACCTCGCAAATGCATCCGGCGTCAGATCTACTGCTGTAGGTGAAGCGGCGACCGCTTCGGGTGATCAGTCCGTGGCGCTTGGCAACCAGTCATCCGCGACCGACACGAACGCAATCGCCATCGGCAACACAGCCGAAGCGAATGGCGGCGATGCAATCGCAATCGGCGGCAACCGTGACGGTGCAACCGGCCGGGCCACCGTCGCTAGCGGTCCGTCCACGACGGCTGTAGGTGGTCAGGCCGTGGCAATGGGCCCGGGCGCAAGCGCTTATGGCTGGCGTTCAGAAGCAACAGCAGAGCGTGCGCAGGCCTTTGGTCACCTTGCCAATGCGTCGGGCGTTCGTTCGCTTGCCGTCGGTGAAGCGGCCACTGCTTCAGGCCTCGAAAGCATCGCACAGGGCAACCTTGCCGTCGCATCCGGTCAGGACGCGGTCGCCATGGGTACCGAAGCCATTGCAAGCGGCACCTCCTCGACGGCTGTCGGCGGCGAGTCCGTTGCAAATGCGACGGCGGCAACCGCGTATGGTTGGCGCTCGGCAGCAACGGCTGAACGCGCGCATGCCTTCGGTCACCTGGCCACGGCATCTGGCGTGCGCTCCACAGCAGTTGGCGAAGCAGCCAATGCCAGCGGTGCGGGCTCCGTCGCTATCGGTAACCAGACCTCTGCAGTTGGTGCCAACTCCATCGCAATCGGTAACGGCGCAACGGCAATGGCCGATAACCAGATCGCGATTGGTGGCTCCGATGCGACCTACAATTTCGCGGGTCTGAACTCTGCCGCCAGCACGGCTGCCCAGTCGGGTGAGCTTGGTGTGGTGACCACCGACCGCAATGGCAACCTCGCGGCTGACTACACCCTGTCTTCGGGGCTCGCGCAGAATACGCGTCTGCTCGGCCAGTACGCTGACGATATCCGCGACAATCGCGGCGGTATTGCAGCAGCCATCGCGCTCGACACGCCGTTTGTTCCGGAAGGCAAGCAATTCGCTCTCAGCGGTGGCTATGGTCACTATGACGAGGAAGGTGCGCTCGCCATGGCGGCAGCGTTCCGTCTCAACCCGACCTGGCAGCTTAATGCCGGTATTGCGAAGGGCGTCGACCGCGGAAGCACGGGGGCCCGCGTTGGCTTCCAGGCCGCCTGGTAA
- a CDS encoding DUF4212 domain-containing protein yields MQENTSADEGRAYWQATIRLTIGLLVIWFAVSFGAGILFRDFLDQWAVGGAPLGFWFAQQGSIYVFVVLIFFYCWAMREIEKKHGVRG; encoded by the coding sequence GTGCAGGAAAATACGAGCGCAGATGAAGGCCGCGCCTACTGGCAGGCGACGATCAGGCTGACCATCGGTCTGCTGGTCATATGGTTCGCCGTTTCATTCGGCGCAGGCATCCTGTTTCGCGATTTCCTCGACCAATGGGCTGTCGGCGGCGCGCCGCTCGGCTTCTGGTTTGCGCAGCAAGGCTCGATCTATGTCTTTGTGGTCCTGATTTTCTTCTATTGCTGGGCGATGCGCGAGATCGAGAAGAAGCATGGGGTGAGGGGCTGA
- a CDS encoding sigma-70 family RNA polymerase sigma factor: MSKPEFAKLNLDLTMALAACAEGDAAAFKEVYRLTAPKFFAILKSQLKDAEAAKDVLQEAYVSIWKNAHRFDADKGNAFTWMLVIMRNRGLDRLRAEARAPVTEEIAETVPDSTARPEQQARTQHLGLLLERHLAKLPEQVSLSISLNVVQGMTCREIGHILEVSPNTVKAWVRRGLKKLRADMPVDSVSAVL; the protein is encoded by the coding sequence ATGAGCAAACCAGAGTTCGCAAAACTCAATCTCGACCTGACGATGGCCCTGGCGGCCTGCGCCGAGGGCGATGCTGCGGCGTTCAAGGAAGTCTACCGTCTGACGGCCCCGAAATTCTTCGCCATCCTCAAAAGCCAGCTGAAGGACGCCGAAGCCGCGAAGGATGTGCTTCAGGAAGCCTATGTCTCCATCTGGAAGAATGCCCACCGGTTCGATGCCGACAAGGGCAACGCCTTTACGTGGATGCTGGTCATCATGCGCAATCGCGGGCTCGACCGGCTTCGGGCTGAAGCACGCGCCCCCGTGACGGAAGAGATTGCGGAAACCGTGCCCGATAGCACTGCCCGCCCTGAACAGCAGGCGCGTACCCAGCACCTCGGGCTCTTACTCGAGCGACATCTGGCAAAGCTGCCTGAGCAGGTCTCGCTATCGATCTCGCTAAATGTGGTTCAGGGAATGACCTGCCGTGAGATTGGCCACATCCTGGAAGTGTCACCAAATACGGTGAAAGCCTGGGTCCGGCGAGGCTTGAAGAAGCTGCGCGCGGACATGCCTGTCGATAGCGTCAGCGCAGTACTCTAA
- a CDS encoding BCCT family transporter gives MSEPDGDTEYTTDYEVGQDNVEWFGLDIHNPVFFLSAGLVLVFAITSLVFPQASGFALQASRTWTLETFDWLFALTPPLILLFCLALAFSPLGKIRLGGPDAKPEFSIPSWVAMLFAAGVGIGFMFYGSAEPLAYYSDWFGTPLNVEADSEQARKLAFSATLFHWGVAPWGVYAVVGLALGFFAYNKGLPLTIRSAFYPILGDRVWGFWGHVIDTFAVISTVFGLATTIGIGAAQASSGIGFLTGMQVSVGLQTLLIAAITGLAVISVLRGLDGGVKLLSDINMTIAVILMLFVLVAGPTIAIISGLGENFFAYIKDAPGLTNWFGREDTAWFHDWTIFYWAWWISWSPFVGMFIARISKGRTVREYFSVVLLAPVAICVLWFTTFGETAIQQYEAGQGELGDGMTTAALTLFHMLDSLPFSIITSCAAIFLLVVFIVTSADSGALVIDSITSGGKTDSPVPQRVFWACMLGVTASMLLYGGGRDTLNSLQAGTITAALPFTSILLASCISLFLGMRHEHKVMKELKEVDA, from the coding sequence ATGAGTGAACCTGACGGTGATACTGAGTACACGACAGATTATGAGGTCGGACAGGACAACGTCGAATGGTTCGGGCTCGACATTCACAACCCGGTCTTTTTCCTGAGCGCCGGTCTTGTTCTTGTCTTCGCTATCACCTCACTCGTATTCCCGCAGGCCAGCGGCTTTGCCTTGCAGGCTTCCAGAACCTGGACCCTTGAGACGTTCGACTGGCTGTTTGCGCTGACGCCGCCGCTCATTCTTCTCTTCTGTCTTGCGCTTGCTTTTTCGCCGCTTGGCAAAATCCGTCTCGGCGGACCTGATGCGAAGCCTGAGTTCAGCATCCCCTCCTGGGTTGCCATGCTCTTTGCGGCCGGTGTCGGCATCGGCTTCATGTTCTACGGGTCCGCAGAGCCGCTCGCCTATTATTCAGACTGGTTCGGCACGCCGCTTAACGTCGAGGCTGACAGTGAGCAGGCCCGCAAACTCGCTTTCAGTGCCACGCTGTTCCACTGGGGTGTTGCCCCATGGGGTGTCTACGCTGTCGTCGGCCTCGCCTTGGGTTTCTTCGCCTACAATAAAGGTCTGCCGCTCACTATCCGGTCAGCCTTCTATCCGATCCTGGGTGATCGCGTCTGGGGCTTCTGGGGGCATGTCATCGACACCTTCGCCGTCATCTCTACCGTCTTCGGCCTCGCGACCACCATTGGCATCGGCGCCGCGCAAGCCAGCAGCGGCATTGGCTTCCTGACCGGCATGCAGGTCAGCGTCGGTCTCCAGACGCTCCTGATCGCAGCCATCACAGGCCTTGCCGTCATATCCGTGCTGCGCGGTCTCGATGGCGGCGTGAAGCTTTTGTCGGACATCAACATGACCATTGCGGTCATCCTGATGTTATTCGTACTCGTCGCTGGTCCGACGATCGCCATCATTAGCGGACTTGGAGAGAATTTTTTCGCTTACATCAAGGATGCGCCGGGCCTGACCAACTGGTTTGGGCGTGAGGACACCGCCTGGTTCCACGACTGGACCATCTTCTACTGGGCCTGGTGGATTTCTTGGTCGCCATTCGTCGGCATGTTCATCGCCCGCATTTCAAAAGGCCGTACGGTCAGGGAGTATTTCTCTGTCGTCCTTCTCGCGCCGGTCGCGATATGCGTTCTCTGGTTCACGACCTTCGGGGAAACCGCCATCCAGCAATATGAGGCCGGGCAGGGCGAGCTTGGTGATGGCATGACGACCGCCGCGCTGACGCTCTTCCACATGCTGGACAGCCTGCCATTCTCGATCATTACATCCTGCGCCGCGATCTTCCTGCTCGTTGTGTTCATCGTCACATCGGCAGACTCTGGCGCGCTTGTGATCGACAGCATCACGTCTGGCGGCAAGACGGATTCGCCCGTGCCACAGCGCGTCTTCTGGGCGTGCATGCTGGGTGTGACGGCCTCCATGCTTCTCTATGGCGGCGGGCGCGATACACTAAACTCCCTGCAGGCCGGTACGATCACGGCCGCGCTGCCTTTCACATCCATCCTGCTCGCAAGCTGTATCAGCCTCTTCCTCGGCATGCGCCATGAGCACAAGGTGATGAAGGAGCTGAAAGAAGTCGACGCTTAG